The Xyrauchen texanus isolate HMW12.3.18 chromosome 13, RBS_HiC_50CHRs, whole genome shotgun sequence genome contains the following window.
aacaaTGTAACACTGCACACCAGAGTGTAATTTTAGGCCAATAAATGTTTTGACACCACAGCTGAGAGTATCTTAATATTCCCAGGAAAGATGGAAGCTTGAtcaaattctgtttatttttatgattactCCTCCAAGTGCTGGACAGCCCTGCAGGAGCTGAAGCAGGAGTAAAACAGTAGGGCTATTGAGACGCTCAGCTGTCATGATATATTTAACACATACTGTTCCAAAACACAACCATCTGTCAGGGAAACCACAAGCTCTCGTTTTATTAAGTGGAGAGCAAAGTGAACACCTGAATAAGTGTGTTAATTTAATGGCTTGATAATTGAGGAAAATCTACCCTGAATCTAGTCCATTTCTAAGGGAGACTGATGCAGATCCACGATTTCAGGAACTATTCAGTCAATGTCAATGACTTAAATTGTAGCCCTGTTAAAACTTGAACCCTTTTGGGAAATTATTCTATTTGTTGAgggaattttttgttttgttttgttgcttttttaTCAGGTGCGTTACAAAAAATACAGTTGATAAAATTTTGTTGATCTATAATCTTGACCATCAAAACACTTCAGTTAATGTTGTTTAGGTTATCACATTTCACACGATGCTCTCTTTGTAAGTGTTTTCAGTTAGCTTACGTTTAGCAGCATGCTAACCAATTAGCCTCCTAAGCTTGAATACCCTTAGCAAGTTACTACACTGAGGCCAAATCCACACTAATCTGTCTTTGTTTGAAAGCATTTTTAGTTTCCAAATGTCATCATTTTCCtaagtatgcagtaatggagagccttccctgctggaaaaaccagcatagaccagcataatttccatgctggtctatgctggtctatgctggtttagctggtggaccagcaagacaatgctggtctaccagcatgGTCTTGCTGGTGATGCTGGTCTACCAGCAAGGTCTCATTAATGATGCTGGTCTAGCAGCATGGTCTTGCTGGTCTACCAGCATGGTCTTGCTGGTGATGCTGGCCAACCAGCAAGGTCTCATTAATGatgctggtctaccagcatggtcttgctggtgatgctggtcaaccagcaagGTCTCATTAATGATGCTGGTCTAGCAGCATGGTCTTGCTGGTCTACCAGCATGGTCTTGCTGGTGATGCTGGCCAACCAGCAAGGTCTCATTAATGatgctggtctaccagcatggtcttgctggtgatgctggtcaaccagcaaggtctcattaatgatgctggtctaccagcatgGTCTTGCTGGTGATGCTGGTCAATCAGCAAGGTCTCATTAATGatgctggtctaccagcatgGTCTTGCTGGTGATGGTGGTCAACCAGCAAGGTCTCATTAATGatgctggtctaccagcatgGTCTTGTTGGTGatgctggtctaccagcatgGTCTTGTGTGATATACTTTAGCTCATTATTTTGTACACATTTATGCAGCCAGTACTTACACGGTCCATTTAATAAGTTACTTGTTTAAAGTACTGAAAAAGAAGACAGTTAAATAGAAATTAGGCTTGCAATGTCAAGAAGTTCTTTAAGGGCAGTACATAAATACTTGGCCAACATGTACCACTATTTTTCTTATACAAATTCATTACAATAAATAAACTAAAGATTCTTGAACATTAACATCTGTTCGAAATAAGTTTATTATTGCAACAGAATATTTGCacgttacattcacatttataggAATTATTTGATACCATTACTACCATGACAATATAtactatacagtgcattcagtatTCACATTAATAAATTAGAATGCTTAAAGGAGAACTCTGGGGAATTTTTAATTCTTATATAAAATTCTTATAATTTTCAATAAGTTCTCCTTTAATCGCCCTTAATACTTGATGTGTGAGATGAATACATGTTTCTTTAACCATTTACATTTTCTAGCCTTTGTGGTAATATGGCCTGTAACAGTCAGTTAACAAGCAATGTACACCAATATAAGAGATTGCATTAACAATGTTCCTACAAGCATCCGGTGTCACTGTATTGTGGAGGATGTTTAATCAAAAATTACATTGCAGTAACTTTATAAACCAGTTTGTTGGAGAAATAATGACCCTTGAAAGACCACCTCATCTGTCAAACATGGTGATTATAGTTTCAGCATGGAAGTTCACTGTTCCTTAGACCTTAGGGATCAGTATTGTCACATAATAATCTAAATGTATAGGCCTAGGTCCACTCACTAGCCCAGTGGTCACCAATCTCTGTTTGATACTAATGATAAGCcctgtctgttttttcttttctgtttttttcagGGCTTGGTCAAGGTCACTTTATTTGTTTAGCACGTTTAAAACAGCCACTcggctgaccaaagtgctttacagtgaAACAAccagatacaaataaataaataaataaatgtatataaatagtaCCTACATAGCAACACACAACAGAAACAGCAAAGCTGAGAAGAATCATTAAAACAGGAGTAGCAAGGCAGTATCAGACTCAAATATAAGATAATCAAACAGAAATGTCGAAGCAGTATCAGACTCACATATAAATAGTCAAACTGCTCAAATATAAAATAGTCGAACAGAAATGTCGAAGCAGTATCAGACTCACATATAAAAAACACTTCCTGTTATCACATGACCCAAGTTCACATTTAGGCCGTCTAATGACACCTTAACCAGTTCCACTCATGGAAAGGTCTTCGCACTCAAGGCAAGAAATCATATTAAACAGAAAGGGCTTATATCATCACCACCAACAACTAACAGAATGACCATCTATGATTAAGACTAGTCTCTCTCATATGCATTTGGAAAGTCGCAAATGTACGTCTGATCACCCGTTTTTAAAACCATGCATTTCTGCTCTAACCGGTCTACTGAAATCAGACACACTGGCGAAAAAAGGCTTCCACTTACAAGTCGGATATGTGAGACAAACCCATAACCTTGTGATAAAGGAAAGAAGGTATTTGTATAAAGCTTTTTGAAAAGGAGAGCAATTTCTGTACCCCCTTCTGAAGGAAAGGATACAATATTCTGGATTTCTCCATAAACACCATCACTCATCTTTGCAAAAAAGTCTTTGCGTCTCTTACTTAGGCTATAGCTTTTGCTGGTATAAACTAGTCCTTTATGCACCATTCTCCTGTGCACTACCATTTCGTCTGGTGGATGTTTCTGTGCAGAAATGAAGGCTCTTTTTCAGCATCAGTAGTCTCTGTCACTCTGCCACTATCCAGAACAGTTGTGTCTTGACATTTTGTGAAACTCTTTACTCTTCGGTCATTTGTCATTTCCAAACAGAACTCcttaacttgctcactaactgcATACCTTGTGGTAAAGAGTGGTATTGCTCTGTGCAATAGGAATTTGTTCACaatctgcagagctacacacttTGTTCCATGCACTAGTTTCAACAGACCACCATTTGCATTTTCAAACACAAATGCTGAGTGTGCCCAGAGTGGCCCCCACAATTTCACTGATTTTGCAAGGTGAGTTAGCAGGTGTACATTAAATGTCATAGATGTCTCGCCATACAGCAACTGAAACCTTGCCACAAACTCAAAAAGCATGTTATCTGCTTTGTTGACTTCTTGGAAGGTAATGTTCTCATTCAGAAGTAGAAATACTGCTGATACCAGAAGGCCTAGGTGCTTCACATAACGTGGTTGAAGTACACCATTCAGGACTGGCAAGCTGTAAAACAGGAGCCATGCTCGCCACTCTGAGGCTTTCCAGTACTTGCATTCTGCAAGGGGTCTGGGTAGTCGTGTTATCAGGTGTGGTGGCTTTATGTCCTTGATCCTGTTTTCTAGCACCCTCATAGTGTTGGGACTCCCAGTGTAATAGGGTTGATCACTGTTGTTCAAAAGAAGCTCTGTGAGCTGTCTAATGACACCCAGTAAGACAGCATGCATATAGTCTGGAACAAAGCCCCACACTATATCAAAATAGGGCATGTTTATGAGTGGTGATGGACCTTTCACTCCTCTGACACTTCTGTTTTGTGCTACTGCTTGCTCCATATCTGCCAGCATTTTCTTTGCTTCTCTGTCAGGATATTCTGTGTCAGTCACAGTGTACTTCACCTGTTTCTCTACTAGAGTACCAGGATGTAAACAGAAGCCACAACCAAAGTACCCATTAAACTGTGTGGTGTTTTGCATGGCTGGTCTTGCCTTTGAGTCTACACAACAACATAACCCAACAATTTTGCTGTGCACACACGTTCCATTTTTTCTCCAAGACATACCTCTGGATGCCAGTGTTTTGGCCTGATCAACAAAGGGTCTGAGAAAAATAGACATAACTGGCTCTTGAGTACCAAACCAAAGACCTGCAAGCACTACATTCTGAAATCTCATTTTGGGAGGGAGCTCGTTTAAATGCAGGTGTATGGGCCATATAGAAAATCTGGAAGACTTGTACACAGGCAAGCCATcagaattgaaattatatgacaaattgtTTGGATCTGACAGAATTCCACCAGGTCTGGACAAGTTTCGATACATTTCACCATCATATATGTCCGAGATAACATGCTCATTATGTGGCCTTTGGTGTCTGTAGCTCATGCTGTTTTGAATCTGAGGATTTTCAAGCAGCGTCTGGATTTGAGGTGCAATTGGTATGTTGATAAAAAAGCTTGCACTGTTCAAGGAACTGATTTCAATTGAAGCACTACAGATTGCACACTGTGcaatgtttttgtcttgtatGTCTTCTTTTGTGCCAATGTATACTTTACAGGTTTTGCAGTAGAAGTGGAACTCCACAATGTCGGAGTTGTTTTTAAAGACCTTATTGAACAAATATTTTGATCTGGGTAACACCTCTTTGCCAAACAGAGTATTTATGAGCTGTAATAAGTCATGAAGTTGTGTCCCTGTTATATTATGTCTGGCTGCATGACTCATCACCATGAGCAGTGCCTCAGCCTTTGTCGTTGTACCTGCTGACATTAGTACTGAATCCATGTCTGTATCAAAACCTatctgtctgaatggatcatcttctggaatatctggaatttCCGAATCAACTTCAGAAACACTGTCTTCAGATGATGAATCACAACTAAACTGCTGGGCCATGTCACTTGGTTGCAGCTCAGATGTAAGCAGAAAGTGACCAGATGAAGACATCTACAaaaaatttaaagagaaaacattcCTGAGTGCATGTGTCTACATACAATGACAGTAAACTAAGAAATGTATGACTGACCAGTAGGGCTGTGCGATATGACGGTATATAGCATTTGACGTAGAGCCCAAAGCGATTATTTGGCCAGTCCGATATTATTGGCCAATCTGAACTCATTTCATTTAAATCGGTATTGGGGTTTATAACTACTAGCAGTTAAACTATAGCGTTAACTTATTCTTTATTCCATAAACCTGATGCAAATAAATATCATGAGTTACAGAAATTCCAACAGTAACTcatgatattttattaattgagGAAGGTAGGTAAAGGTAAACTGTGGCGAGGGGCGTGGTTCAGCGCGGTCTGTaacggagagagagaaaggagacaAGCGGTACGTAAGTAGGTCAAGTGCAAATGACGAACACCGGTGTCTTATTGCAGTAATTGGCGTGGAGAGACAGGATATAAGCcgcagacgagagagagaggtggACTAGGACTCGTACGTCAGAGGTGGAGAGAGTGATCGGAGAAAGTGAAAAGGTGTTGTTATTGCTGTAGCGCGGCTACAGTGCAAGCGCTGTGTGCGCGCaccttttgtttattattgttttgagTAATAAAAGCACGAGTCTCAGTCACGCCGACCCTGACTTCATCACATAAACTTCTGTAACTAGTTTTATTAGTCACTAGTGCtcctaataaaaaaaagttaccgTAGAGCCCTGTTATCAGGATATGTATTGTTATCGGGGTATGAAATAGGATATGACATTTTGGTCATATTGTACAGCCCTACTGACCGCTGTCACAGAACGGGTTGTGCCCTGCCCTGACCTCAAGATTTGCACAGCTTGAACCTGGTCTaacttcactttcattttctccACAGTTGGCAGCAAGAGGCAGTACCTGAAAGCACaaagaaacattttgaaaaagaaTTCAACAAAACATGCACCAAACAGCAAATGGGTGTTTTAAAATGAAGGCTCACAAAAGCAGGATTAAGCTGTTTAATGAACTAACTATATGATCAGACTAATTCAAGCTTGATTTAAAAGGGTACCTGGTGGAGTTTTTGACAAATAATTGTGATATGGAATATTTTTATGAGTGGGACCTGTTTTCTTTGTGCATGAGGATGCACATGCCTCTGCTCTCTGGTAGACACTACATGTATTTTGTCCACCATAACAATCCAGTTTAAAGGAGACATATCATGCTTTTAAATGCGTTCCTTTTTACATATAAATCGTACATTTGTGGTCTATATAAAGTGGAACTGCAATGCTTGGGTCTGAATTCCTTATTATTATAGCTCCACAGGCCCTTTTCTACCCTTTTCTGATGTGCGTCTGAGAGCAACTCGTTTTAGTGCgttctctttaaatgcaaatgagacacTTCATACCCCACCCCTCTCCAGGTTGCAGAGGTGACACTCGGTTCAACTCCACCCCATTCGGCCACTTTTGTAGTTTGATAGCAGAGATCCGATTATCTAGCAGCACAGAAACTTTTGGACATCCAAGATTTGAGTCAACACAGAAAACATTTCATCATTGGATAGTTTTTCCGTTTTATTAAAGTGTTGTTTTATGTCAGCTTAATACCCGGAACGCTTTTCAGAAAAGATAAGGCAACTTATTTAGCACAATTCACACGGTAATTCAGAAAACAATATCTCCGAATGCTCCACATTAAACTTTGGCCTTCTGACCTTTTACCACCGTAtcgatttattttgattaaaatgtgcgagggagagagagcaagacagCGTCCAGTTTGGAGACGGTGAAGTCTTGTTTACACTTTCGCCTGGCTCCGAAGAGAGAGAGTGCGCGCGCGTGCGACCGAGTCTCGCTCTCTGCTCGTTCTTTCAGTTAAACACACGCCCTGTCACGCGCAGCAGTTCATCTACATTACTCACCGATCAAATAAGATTTTGgcgggacaaaaaaaaaacaaattcaatgcAAGAAAAACCCTGTTGTTGCTGAAGTAGTTAACCTTGAAGTGCTTCGCGTTCGCGCACACAAAAATGACTTTACCTACAGATGTGGGTACATTTCCGTAAAAAATAAAACTCAACCAGGCACTTCGAAGAGGTTCTGATGCTGGGAGACGGTGTAATGAAGCGTGTGGGTTACTACATCCAACAACCGAACATTTTGACTTACCCTCTCGTAACTTCTGCATCCTTGAGCTTGGACTACAACGACCTAATTCAGCACATAATCTCTGTTCACTTTtcattttttgaggtaatgttgttaaaatggattttttaataaaattgataTCGGGAAGAATATCGTTcaggaaccggtatcgaagtcaaggtatcggtATCGAATTTCTTtaaacgatacccagccctacttttaGACAACAAtttcaacaacagcaacaacaacatgcCACAAGCCTGTAGGTGTGGTTGGTAGAAGAGCTCACCATGTTGGCCGTGACATCTGGATCCAGCTGAAGACGAAGATCGCCAGATGGAGACATTGTCTGCACAGGATCAAGAAGAACAGTACTTAATGTAGTAAAGCCCAATTATGTCATTCCCTAATTTAAAAAGTAGATCCATCTCTCACTCACCTCAACATCTGCAGTGCTCAGGTGTGGATTGATTCTGTCCCCTTGATCTATGTGGTCACTGGTGAAAGCCAAAACCTGAACAACCAGGAGTAACTTTTAGACAACAATTTCAAAAACAACATGCCACAAGCCTGCAGGTGTGGTTGGTAAAAGAGCTCACCATGTTGGCCGTGTCATCTGGATCAAGCTGAATATCGCCAGATGGAGACATGGTCTGCACAGGATCATGAAGAGATGGCACAAACACAGAGTAAAAAAAACTGTACTCAATGTAGTAGCCTAATGGGAAATTAtgtacttttaattaaaaaaaattaaaagaaaatgactCTCTCACCTCAACATCTGCATCTCCTGAACCATCTGCCACCTTTAAAGGAACATCTTCAGGTAAGAATGAATTCATACATTCTTTGaatacaatataattatataatattgatACCcaggattacaacatatttctcATGAACTGACTTACATCCAAATGTCCTCTTTTCAGTCTTGCACAGGGAAATGTAACTCTGCTCTTAGGCTCTAAGTACAATTTGTACTTGCGTTTTGACATTCTAAAATTAAAAAGGACATAATAATTAACAGACATATTCATGAATATGATGTTGAATTTACATAGTAATTACATTACTAAAATCTATGCCTCATACAGCCCTTAAATAAAATAAgccattaataaatcatattattCAGGTAACATTGTTGGAAATGTTTTCTAATCCTTTGACTGTCTGTATTAATTGAACTATTTATATTAGTTTACCAGCAATTTGCCAACTAGATGACTTGGATTACTGCACTAAAAGGTGTGACTCTGCCAGATTATTTTGTACAACTGATGCAGCCTCAATTCAACAGTTCTGTAATAAATCCTCCTCCATGAAGATTATAAGACTGCTTTATACTGCTATTGTTGAAACTGCTTTAGAGAGTTGTTGATTCAACATTATAATCATTGTGGaactgtgttgtgttatacagacGTGTTTAATAAACCCTTTAACTTTATCATTCTATAGTGGGAGCTAAGATACACTATACAGACTGTACGGTAGTCTGTAACCAAGGCAACAGTGCATCTCGCGCTTCCCGCCGTTAGAGTTAAATTCGCTCGTGAGGTAACCGTTACTTGACATTTTACAGACAACTTCACTCAACAaatctactttaaactataaaatagaataaaaaattaaatatgttcgCCTATGTGAAATATATAGAGGACGGGTGTAAAGAAATCGTCCCCATATCCTACATTAAGGACTTTGACCTTAACGTTAGTGACCTCACTAAAACTTACTGGGTGCGCTGGCAAGAGAAGTTTTTCAAGGGACAAATATTGTTCCTAAAGGGTGAGTCGTAATTTATCTCCAATAGTGTAGATTATGTTTATGACGTAGAAGATGACGTAGGAGGTCTAGTAAAAAGCGGAAATAAGGCAGATGTGAATAATACTAATAAAGAGCAGACCTGAGTTGTACACGAGGTGTCAGTAAGTTTGTACACACAtctacatggtgtcagaagttaGCCTAAAGTGACGATGGCACAAGGACTTCGTAAGATCGACTCCCTCATCTTTGACGAGAACATTGCGGACAATTGGACTAAGTTTAAGCGCGAATGGCGCATATACAGCAACGCCGGTCTCTCAGCAGCAACCGAAAAAGTGCGAGCATACACGTTTCTCAACCTCGTTGGTCCCGATGCCCAAGATAAATATGACACGTTCACTTTCGAGGAGGGGAAGATCCGGAGGATTCAGAGGTACTGGTAAAGAAATTTGAAGAAATCTGCCTGCCTGTAAAGAATGTAATTATGGACAGACATGCATTCAATTCA
Protein-coding sequences here:
- the LOC127654423 gene encoding uncharacterized protein LOC127654423 isoform X1 → MSKRKYKLYLEPKSRVTFPCARLKRGHLDVADGSGDADVETMSPSGDIQLDPDDTANMVLAFTSDHIDQGDRINPHLSTADVETMSPSGDLRLQLDPDVTANMVLPLAANCGENESEVRPGSSCANLEMSSSGHFLLTSELQPSDMAQQFSCDSSSEDSVSEVDSEIPDIPEDDPFRQIGFDTDMDSVLMSAGTTTKAEALLMVMSHAARHNITGTQLHDLLQLINTLFGKEVLPRSKYLFNKVFKNNSDIVEFHFYCKTCKVYIGTKEDIQDKNIAQCAICSASIEISSLNSASFFINIPIAPQIQTLLENPQIQNSMSYRHQRPHNEHVISDIYDGEMYRNLSRPGGILSDPNNLSYNFNSDGLPVYKSSRFSIWPIHLHLNELPPKMRFQNVVLAGLWFGTQEPVMSIFLRPFVDQAKTLASRGMSWRKNGTCVHSKIVGLCCCVDSKARPAMQNTTQFNGYFGCGFCLHPGTLVEKQVKYTVTDTEYPDREAKKMLADMEQAVAQNRSVRGVKGPSPLINMPYFDIVWGFVPDYMHAVLLGVIRQLTELLLNNSDQPYYTGSPNTMRVLENRIKDIKPPHLITRLPRPLAECKYWKASEWRAWLLFYSLPVLNGVLQPRYVKHLGLLVSAVFLLLNENITFQEVNKADNMLFEFVARFQLLYGETSMTFNVHLLTHLAKSVKLWGPLWAHSAFVFENANGGLLKLVHGTKCVALQIVNKFLLHRAIPLFTTRYAVSEQVKEFCLEMTNDRRVKSFTKCQDTTVLDSGRVTETTDAEKEPSFLHRNIHQTKW
- the LOC127654423 gene encoding uncharacterized protein LOC127654423 isoform X2, with amino-acid sequence MSKRKYKLYLEPKSRVTFPCARLKRGHLDVADGSGDADVETMSPSGDIQLDPDDTANMVLAFTSDHIDQGDRINPHLSTADVETMSPSGDLRLQLDPDVTANMMSSSGHFLLTSELQPSDMAQQFSCDSSSEDSVSEVDSEIPDIPEDDPFRQIGFDTDMDSVLMSAGTTTKAEALLMVMSHAARHNITGTQLHDLLQLINTLFGKEVLPRSKYLFNKVFKNNSDIVEFHFYCKTCKVYIGTKEDIQDKNIAQCAICSASIEISSLNSASFFINIPIAPQIQTLLENPQIQNSMSYRHQRPHNEHVISDIYDGEMYRNLSRPGGILSDPNNLSYNFNSDGLPVYKSSRFSIWPIHLHLNELPPKMRFQNVVLAGLWFGTQEPVMSIFLRPFVDQAKTLASRGMSWRKNGTCVHSKIVGLCCCVDSKARPAMQNTTQFNGYFGCGFCLHPGTLVEKQVKYTVTDTEYPDREAKKMLADMEQAVAQNRSVRGVKGPSPLINMPYFDIVWGFVPDYMHAVLLGVIRQLTELLLNNSDQPYYTGSPNTMRVLENRIKDIKPPHLITRLPRPLAECKYWKASEWRAWLLFYSLPVLNGVLQPRYVKHLGLLVSAVFLLLNENITFQEVNKADNMLFEFVARFQLLYGETSMTFNVHLLTHLAKSVKLWGPLWAHSAFVFENANGGLLKLVHGTKCVALQIVNKFLLHRAIPLFTTRYAVSEQVKEFCLEMTNDRRVKSFTKCQDTTVLDSGRVTETTDAEKEPSFLHRNIHQTKW